A region from the Microcoleus sp. FACHB-68 genome encodes:
- a CDS encoding lipid-A-disaccharide synthase-related protein, translated as MKLLCLSNGHGEDAIAVRILRELQQQPNPPELAVLPLVGEGRAYAELEGVPMIAPVKKMPSGGFIYMDSRQLWRDVQGGLLDLTWNQLQAVRAWAQQGGSILAVGDIVPLLFAWWSGANYAFVGTAKSEYYLRDEAGLLPNRSWFEDLESWSGSVYLPWERWLMRHRRCKAVFPRDPLTTETLQKFSIPAFDLGNPMMDELEPAHPPALFYDPDAELKETRRPLIVTLLPGSRAPEAYDNWQKILQAVAQLCQTFAERTPVFLAAISPGLSLDIFCEKLEGYYWQAGKPDNLPVFPPISDPAAVTFTQGNATLILSQNAFIECLQPSDLAIAMAGTATEQYVGLGKPAFAFPGVGPQFTPAFAEAQSRLLGPSLILLDRPTEVAIVLRQLLRDPDRLQLIADNGLRRMGEPGAASRIVACLSEKLLTASG; from the coding sequence TTGAAGCTACTTTGCCTCAGCAATGGTCATGGGGAGGATGCGATTGCAGTTCGCATTTTGCGGGAACTACAGCAGCAGCCAAATCCCCCAGAATTAGCAGTCCTTCCCCTTGTCGGTGAAGGACGAGCCTACGCCGAGTTAGAGGGCGTACCGATGATCGCCCCGGTGAAGAAAATGCCCTCTGGTGGCTTTATTTATATGGATAGCCGGCAGTTATGGCGGGACGTGCAAGGAGGCTTACTGGATCTGACGTGGAACCAGTTACAAGCGGTGCGAGCTTGGGCACAACAGGGCGGATCGATTTTAGCCGTGGGGGATATTGTGCCCCTGTTGTTTGCCTGGTGGAGTGGGGCAAATTATGCGTTTGTAGGCACTGCCAAATCCGAATACTATCTACGCGATGAAGCCGGCTTGCTGCCGAACCGCTCGTGGTTTGAGGATCTGGAGAGTTGGTCTGGGTCAGTTTACCTGCCTTGGGAACGCTGGCTGATGCGTCACCGGCGCTGCAAAGCCGTTTTTCCCAGAGATCCCCTAACCACTGAGACGTTACAAAAGTTTTCGATTCCCGCGTTTGATCTGGGAAATCCGATGATGGATGAATTGGAACCGGCTCACCCACCGGCACTCTTTTATGATCCAGATGCGGAATTGAAAGAAACTCGGCGTCCCCTGATTGTCACCCTCCTGCCCGGTTCTAGAGCACCAGAAGCCTACGACAACTGGCAGAAAATTTTGCAAGCTGTGGCGCAGTTGTGCCAAACCTTTGCCGAGAGAACGCCGGTGTTTTTGGCTGCGATCTCACCCGGTTTAAGCTTAGATATCTTCTGCGAAAAATTGGAAGGTTATTACTGGCAAGCGGGAAAGCCGGATAACCTTCCAGTTTTCCCACCGATTTCTGATCCGGCTGCTGTGACGTTTACTCAAGGAAATGCAACCCTGATTTTGAGCCAAAACGCCTTTATTGAGTGCTTGCAACCGTCAGATTTAGCGATTGCAATGGCCGGCACTGCAACAGAACAGTATGTGGGTTTAGGAAAGCCGGCCTTCGCATTTCCTGGGGTTGGCCCTCAGTTCACGCCGGCTTTTGCCGAAGCTCAAAGCCGGTTACTAGGGCCATCCTTGATTTTGCTCGACCGGCCAACCGAAGTGGCCATCGTATTACGGCAGCTACTGCGCGATCCAGACCGGCTGCAACTGATTGCGGACAATGGCCTGCGGCGCATGGGCGAACCGGGTGCAGCAAGCCGCATCGTGGCTTGTTTGAGCGAAAAATTGTTAACTGCTAGCGGCTAA